AAGTCAAGCaaggtccccactctcaaaataaTGCCGTCAACAAGGAcaatgccaggcacaaccaattagggccgaaccttggattttcaccctgaaaggtaagactatgaACTTCTCCTGAGCAGTCGCCCACCACTAGCATGCCGCTGCTCCAAGTCACAAATCACCAAGCCAATTTCTCACCGCCGCCCGGAGTCGAACTATCAGCACCAATCCTCTGATCTCGGCTTCCACGACATTCTCCGCTAGCACCATGGGACGAGAACATGCCCTatgatattaacagccagcagagcttcgaagcgctccctctgaaaGCAAACAGTCAgagaaaaacatgggtgcgcacgaccgaatcccACCCAATCCAGCAAGCTCCAGTGGAgtacgccggcggagccttccggaacacgCCACGTCTGCCATATCAATGAGGACAGGCAACTAGTAGGTCATTATCTTGACAGGTGGAGAAACCCTAGGACTTTCACCTTTATTCGCGAGACCGGCAGGCCTCCACGCCACCGATCGCCGCCATGCCGGAGAGACCGAAGAGGAAGGCGACTGTCCAGGCGCAGGGCCTGGCGATGGCAGAGTTCATCTAGGCCAGATCGGATCATGGCCCGATGACCCCAATCGCCACCAGGCTCGCGAGCCACGGGCGCACATCCACCTCGCGACGGCTCGCCGATGGAGGGCCTCAGGCACTGGCCAAGGAGGGCCACACCACCCCGTGCCCCCACCGCAGATCCACCATCCTCCCGAGAATCAGCTGCGGAGCGCACCTCCCCATCCCATCCGCCAGATCCGACGAGAAGGGCGCCGCTACCACCGTCAGCAAGGGCAGCGGTGGCGACCACCGAGGGAGGATGGGTCTGCCTACTAGGGTTGCGGGGTGGGAGGGCACCTCCAGAACTGCTCAGGAGGGGAGCGGTTCAGAGGGAAACTCTTTTAAAATGGGGAGAATTTCACTTCCCGGCCTCTAGAACAACTAGCGATGCACCAGACATAGGCATGAGTACTAAGATTAATCTTTGTGAAAGATTAAAGCATAGTCCTCAATATAATTGCATGAGTACCAGGTCTAGCCTGAAACTCAAGTATAAATAGGAAACTAAATTCGCGCCTGCGTGAGGATTTTAACGCAGGTGCTGGATTTGTACATCCACTCCCCCAACCGATAATGTATTATGCCCTCGGTCAACAACTCACACAGGCGGCGCACAGTGAGAAGCTGAGTTAGATTAATTATTTCACTAATTAACTAGCGAGAGAATGTGATCAGGCAGTTGTATCATTCGTTTATTCTCCAACTGGCTAGATGATGATAAAAGAAGTCGCCATGCATTGCACACACCACAAATTTAATACATCTAGGCTTTCAAGTAGGATTCCACCTAAATTCCGGTTATATTTTATTTTAAATTTCTTAGTACAAATTTTGAGGCAAAAATTTACATTAGAATATGTAAAACGAATTATAATTACATGGGATTTATGTGGGATCTGTGTTAAGTTCGATCATATGCAAGTTCGATCATATGATGTGTCCGATGTAGGGTATGAAAGTTGGATTTCACCTAATAAGTTGCACTCACAGTTTATTTTGAATTTTGTAGTATAAATTTTGAGGCAAAAAAAGTTACTCTAGAATAGGTAGAAAGAATTATCAAGTGAGATTTTAGCGGGATATGTAATCCCAGTTGGCATCTTAACTCGATCATATGCAAGTAGTGGCAGTATGCATAATGGAGCAATATATATTCAAGCTAGTGCGACCGCGATTGATGCACACACACCAACTTGTGTACGTGCTCTCCACGTTCCCGGCTGGCCGTTTGACTAACTAACCGACACACATGACACAAGCGCTGCAAAAGTCGTCTACTCCCGGTTACGGTGTTGTCTGGTGTGCCGGAACTATAAATACACGTGCAGAGCAGCAAGTTGGCTTCATCTCATCTTCTCTCCAGCAAACACAAGGAGTAGTACCAAGCTGACCCGAGCAGGTAGGCATATGGCGCCCAAGCTTGCCGTTCTCGCCGTGCTCGCGTCTTTGCTCGGTGCCGTGTCCTGTGAATTCCTCTCAATCTATGACGGCTACGGCTTTCCACTACCGAATCCCAACCAGCCGTTTAAGCTCCCACCGGCTTCCCCTCCCAAGAACCCTCGCCCTGACCTCAAGGTCGGCTACTACGCCGACAAATGCCCCCAGGCTGAGGAGATCGTGAAAAGGGCCGTGAAGGAAGCCACCCCGGGCGAAAAGGCCGGGCTCATCCGCCTCTTCTTCCATGATTGCTTTGTCCAGGTACCACAAATTTTACTCAGTTCGTTTAGTATTCATATAGATGTGTGCATGCACGATAATTAGAGTAGCTGGCTCACAATGTTGCATGGACGGCGCGGTTCTCTTCAGGGCTGCGACGCCTCCGTCCTGCTGGAAGGCCCAGACACGGAGAGGACGGCTTTCCCCAACCTAAGCCTGCGCGGGTTCAACATTATCGAGAAGGCAAAGGCTGCCCTTGAGGTGGAATGCAAGGGCATCGTCTCCTGCGCCGACATCGTCGCCTTCGCCGGGCGCGACGCCAGCTATAGCCTGAGCGACCGCAAAATCAACTACCAGGTGCCGGCCGGCCGCTACGACGGCAAAGTATCACGCGCCAACGACACCTTCTTGAACCTGCCCCCACCCTTCGGCGACCTCAAGACGATCACAGACATGTTCGCTGCAAAGGGGCTCGATCAGACGGATATGCTCGTGCTCTCTGGTGCGCACTCCATCGGCCGCTCGGCCTGCGGCTCCTTCGCCAACTCCTTCTCCAACCGTTTGCTGCCTGACAACTCCAGCACGGCCATGAACCGCACGCTCGCCGACCAACTGAACACGACATGCACTGCGAACAGCATAAATGTGCCGCAGGATTACGAGACCGCCAACGAGTTGGACCACCAGTACTACAAGAACGTGCAGGAACACAATGTGCTCTTCACCTCCGATGCGGTACTGCTGGAGTCACCGGAGACCAAGGTCTTGGTGGATTCATTTGCCCGTGACCCTTTCTTTTTGTCGGATATTATTCCAATTGGCCGAAACCCCTGGTACGATGCATTCGCTAAAGCCATGGTGAAGATGGGAAACTGGGAGGTGAAGAACAGCACCGTGGGCGAGATCAGGCAATTCTGCGGGAAGGTCAATGACAAGACCTATTAAGGCCCTATCCACACCCGTTGATCATCAACCCATCTTTATGGAGAGTAACGTTTTCCTAGTATACGGTTTTCGGTTAACTTTTCTTGTTTACTTTCAATGAAGGCTTTGTACCTTCGTTTATTTTGTACCGTGCGTCCTAATACCACCATTCATGTATCATCTTTATTCATTTTTTATTTGATATGATAATTCACTGCTATTGGACTTCTTTTTTGCACTGAATTTTGGCAACTACGCCAATTTTCCTTACCCAGAATATGTGGTACAGTCAAACCGTACGGTCGTGGATTACTGTACCACATGATGCTAAAACTCTcgtcttttttttttgttaataTACAGGCATCATTTTATCGTACGAACTTTGATTGTGGTGTTATTTGACTGGTTGGATTTGTATGGTTGAAGGCAACAACACCGTTGAAAAATATCACCTTTTCACTCTTTAAATGGCTAAGTCAGGGTGTCTGTATCTCCTCCGTATATAACCTTTTTCGGTTTCTTTCTTCGTGATTTGTTGATAAATATTCAAAACACCGACACACACAAAAACGTGGAAACCGGAtaaaaaaaataataaaactaCTAATtgttcaaaactcacataaaaatgaATGAAAACACGTAATCATGCATAATAAACTTAATATTTGCTAGATGGAGCATGTAACGAGAGACATTTTATAATGAAATAATATGCTTAAAACACCATATAGAATCGACACATCAGCTTACTATTCTTCAGAGTTTATTAGACGTGCCAATAAGTATAAAAGTCACTAGGTAACTTCCTTGTAAGAGAAATAATTACGTAACTTCAGTTGAAATCTCCAAGAAATTACATATACGGTTTTCAAGCTAACTTGCATGAGATAGCCTATGCTTCCTTATATCATCTATACAATCTTTGTATTCTGTATTAAACCTTCGAACTATGCTGAACTTTACCACGATCAATAAACACGGAGCACCCAGCAAAACGACACTAACCCAGATGCTAGTTGTGTGGAAACAAGGTCAACATTAATTCGAGTGGCCAGTTAAAATATAAGAACTCAATTCGAGTGACCAGTTAAAATATAAGAACTCAATAGGGTACCCATTTCTTTTCTTCTCCCTATCACAAACTATTGGTCGTGGTAAAATTGTGTTTAAATCTTTCCCGAGGTTGCCTCCTCCCATTCCATCGACGTGTAGCCTCTTCGCCTTCCTCCCACGTGCCACGCGTCGCCGACGAGTCGGCTTCTTCGGCTGGCCTACATAAAGCCTCCCGCCGCTACAGTATCGGCACCCACCATCATTACGATAGACAAGCACCTCACTACGTCATGGTTCGCACCAAGAAGACCGCCTGGCTTTTCTGCATCGCACAGTACCCGCAGGCGAACCGCCGCCGTGTACAACAGGAGACACCGGTGGTGGAGCAAGCGCCTCCAAGAGGCTCCGCTGGCAGAGCAAGCGCCTCttgtggtggaggaggagcaCTTCGGCTGGTCCTCCTCCGATGATGAAGGCGGAAGAAATCTGGAGGACAATGAAGATGTAGCTATTGCGAGTGATAAAGATGAGTCGCCACAAGCTACAGTGGTGGGCTAATATTTTTTGTTTCAATCCAAAAATATTACGCAGATTCACAGTTTTCCGAAAATAATACAGTGTCGGCCTTCGGAACACCGACAGGACTGGTGGGTCACTAGTTGGCCGATTGCCTCATGTCGTTTACGAGGTGGCTGATCAGGTCCTGGCAGGCTTGCCCACCGCCGTCGAGAATCAAATCAGTCAAGTAATTAGCTTATAGTTAGCCGATAGGACTAAGACCTACTTCTTTGGACTTATGCTTATGGAGAAGCCAGCTTATGGTTTGCGGTGGGGAAAAACTCAAGTGAGGAAAAAGCTCGTTAAAGTTGTTCTCCCCTTCATTTGGGCTTATGAAATTTAATGTATCAAGTTGTGCATTGTCCATAATGCCCTTGATATGGTATATGTTCGAGATAAGTGAAAATACCATATGTCAGGACATTTTCTATGCCTACGTCTGATGTGCTGATTTATTGGATATATATGTCGTGccttcatgctgaaaattttcAAGGGGGGTATTTTCTTCTTCAGCTAGCTATTACAAATGATGTGTTTGCATCTTGTACTAATCAACACATTAAAAAACGAGAGAGGAGGGTACCACGAACAGAAAGAAAGGAAACATACGCTGGGGTGGGATTTTGTTTTTGCTCCAGCACGGGCTGAATCGAGGAAAACACTTCGTCGCGCTAGCTAGGTGCAGTCTCGAGGTAATATCAGGAGCGAACAGGGGCTACAACAGATACCGCTTCGATTTTTCTTGGAGAATCTTGGGAAGCTGCCCTTTCCTAGTTTCTCTTGGCAGCCAAATTTACAGTACGCGGAGGCCCAACGGTGGGGACAAGCCGCCCAGAAATTTTCAGTTCTTTTAGGCTTTCTCATAAGCCAAAAAGTAGTGGCCTAAACCGTAACTGATTTGCACGTGGAAATTATCAGTTACATTTTAGTTATAATTGAAAAAAATCCCGGTTACCACCTGTTTGTAACTAAAAGATGACAGTTGCAACACTATTTGCAATGGAAGAAAATCTCAGTTACAATCACACTTGCAACTAAAAAAATATTTCAGTTACAACTCTAGTTACAGATCCATTTGTTACCGAAAAATCTTAGTTGCTACCTTGTTTCCGACTGCAGAAAATGTTAGTTGCAAGCTTAGTTACAAGCTCACTCCAACTAAAAAACCTCTtaaagaagtgagcctagctcattcggttagggaagtggatgtacaacccagccacccaggttcaagttccCACGGACGTTgaattgggttcttattatttaaaaaaaacacTGTAGAggcttcccctaccgtattcctttcaaaaaaaaactaaaaaacctCAGTTGTAACTTCACTTGAATCTGTAAAACTAAAAATCACAGTTACAATCCAATTACAACTAATGTGCAAGTTGTTAAACCTTGTAATCAGAGTTTGTATAGAGTTTGTGTATGCCACATGTGGGGCTTTTCCACACATATATTAACATGTAACCCGGCCCAGGGAGAGGGCACGGTTCCAACCTTAGGactttgacatggtatcagagctgccTCCTCCCACCTCGTAAGCGCAGCTGTCGCATCCACAACCCACCCGCCGGTGAAGGACCCGAAAACAAACAGCACAACCAGAAAAACCTGCTCCGATCGCCTCACGCCATCGAGAGTTTCAGACAAATCCGCTCCGATCGCCCTCTGCGGTCGTGAGCTAAAAACCCTAGATCAAACAGACACACAACCTAGCCTGGTCGCCTTCTGTCGCCGCGCTCGATCATGTCTGCCTCGACTTCTTCACCACTGGCGGCCGCCGCTGCAGCGACTCTGCTTGCCGCTCTTGGTTCGCCGCCGTCGGAAAAACTGTCGCGGGACAATCATGTGTTCTGGAAGATACAGGTGCTGCCGACGTTCCACTGTGCGCAGGCTATGGGGATCCTTGACAGATCTTATCCCGCACCACCTGAAACAAAAGAGATTGAAGATAAAGATAAAAAGAAGATCCAAGTTCTGAGCCGGGCCTATGTTGTCTGGTTTGCTCGGGATCAAGCACTGATGAGCTACCTGGTTAAATCTCTTGATCAAGATCTCTTGGCTCAGATGATCGGATTGCAGCATGCTCATCAAATTTGGTCGACAATTCAGAGCTTGTTTGCATCACAATCTCGAGCTCGTGTGAACTTTTTGCGTTGTGCATTGATCAACACCAAGAAACAGGATATGTCGGCTCGTCAGTACATTGCCACGATGCAAGGTTTTGTCCAAGAACTTGCTGCCGCCGGAAAAACTATTGATCAAGATGAACTGAAGGGCTATATTCTTGGCGGCCTGGATGATGATCGCTACAcaccctttgtcacatcgattaATGCAAATCCTACCACTACCTGTGTTAATATGTGCTCGCAGCTTCAAGCCTTTGATGATCGCCAGACCGCCCTTTCACTGTCTGGCCAGAGTGGTACTGGTTTTCAGAGCAGCGCAAACACTGCCacgcatggtggtggtggtggttctttTCAGCGCTGAGATGACAATGTCCCTTCCTGACGTGATGATTACCAACGTCATGATGACCGTGGCTACAGATCGGCAAGATGACAGatatggcggtggtggtggctacCGCCGAGATGACAGAGATGGCTACCGCCGGGATGATAGAGATGGCTACAATAGGCGAGATGAGACACGGGATGATAGGCAATATCGTGATCGCCGTGATGATCGGGGGTATAATATGCGCGATGACAGAGACATGCAGTGCAGTGATGGAGGTGGTCGTGGTGGCGGCCGTGGCCATGGTCGTGGACGTACACCTACTCGCTTTGTTGACACCACCTGCCAGATTTGCACGAAGTTTGGGCACCCTGCACGTGATTGTTGGTGGCGTTATTCTGatcctgatgatgatgatgatgaggatcgcCCTCGCAATGAGAAGGGCGCATATGGAGTTGATACCAACTGGTATATGGACACTGGTGCTACAGATCACATCACGGGACAACTAAATAAGCTGCACACGCATGACAACTATAAGGGCCGTGATCAAGTTCACAATGTTAGTGGTACAGGTATGGCAATACAGCATATTGGCCATTCAACATTACATACCCCTCATAGATCATTGCATCTGAATAATATTCTCCATGTTCCTTGTGCCACTAAAAAATTGTTATCAGCTCATAGAATTACCTTAAACAATAATGATTTTGTTGAAATTCACCCTTTATTATTTTTGATAAAGGATCGGGCCACCAATAAAATTCTGTTTAAGGGTCCTTGTCATGATGGCCTCTACCCCCTTGTGCCCATCTCCAATGTTGCTGAACCCCACAAGCATGCCTTCATCACCATCAAGCCGTCTTCATCCACATGGCATCGTCGTCTAGGACATCCATCATCCTTTATTGTCAACAAGTGCTTTGGAAGAATAATTTAGCATACACCCCGGAAATAAATCCATATGTGTGTGATCTTTGTCAGCAagcaaagagtcatcaattaccaTATCATGTTTCCATTAGTGTGTCTACCGTTCCTTTAGAACAAGtgtttctgatgtatggggtcctgctcCAGCCTCTGTTGGAAAACATCAGTATTATGTCAGCTTCATTGATGATTATAGTAAGTTTACATGGATTTCTTTGCTGAAAAAGAGATGTGATTTGTACCAAGTTTTTCTCAATTTTCAGCAGCTTGTTGAACGAAAATTCAATAGAAAAATTGTTACTATGCAAACTGACTGGGGTGGTGAATATGAAAAACTCCATGATTTCTTCAAATAGTAGGCATTACTCATCATGTCTCTTGTCCACATGCTCACCAACAAAATGGTTCTGCTGAACGCAAGCACAAACATATTGTTGAGGTTGGTCTTGCTCTTCTAGCAAATGCTTCCATGCCCCTCAAGTTCTGGGATGAATCTTTTCTTACTTTCCTCAGAAATTTACTGCCTACAAAAGTTCTTGATCTCATGTCTCCAGCTGAAAAATTACTTGATGTCAAGCCGAACTATGATACCCTTCGTATCTTTGGTTGTGCCTGCTGGCCTAACCTTTGCCCATACAATAAACACAAGCTTTCTTTCTGATCAAAACAGTTTGTTTTTCTTGGCTATAGTCCTCTACATAACGGTGTCAAGTGTCTTGATGTCTCCACTGGTCGTATTTACATATCTCGTGATGTAGTATTTGATGAGAATATTTTTCCCTTCAAGTATCTTCATCCCAATGCCGGTGCACAACTTAGAGCTGAAATCCTTTTACTATCTAACACTTTGTCATCGCATGCACATGAGGGAGTAACTATTGATGATCATATGCATATTGTCCCTGTTACTAATGCTCTGCAAGTTCCTGGTGATAGTACAGCAAATGCAGGTTCAAATTCTGAAGATTCTGGTGAAAATTTGAATCAAAACGGTGCACAAACAAGAAATCTGGAGACAGGACAAAACATCACTGAATGCCAAGCCGATTCCCCTGCCAGGAGATACTTCTTGGATCTGCAGCCCAGATCCGCGCCGACTGTCGCGCCTGGTCCTGGCCGTTCTCTGCCTGCCACGCCTCCGTCCACAGCCGACAGCGTGGGGGGCCATCCACGTGCACCTGCTGCGCGCACGGGAGAACGCGGCGTCTCCACCTCGTCGCATGTGCACCATGATGGCAGCAATGATGGCCCTACCAGCCCTGCCTACAGCGGCAGTTCGAGCCCATGGAATCTTCGCCAGCCTCTCCTAGCTCGCCACCTGTACAAGAAAATGAAGCAGAAAATGTCAATGCAGAAAATGCCAACGCACAAAATGACAATGCGGAATTCAATGCTGATCCAGATTCAGATGCTGATGACATTTCTCCTGCTGGTTCTGTTGCAAACACAGACTCCGGCGGAGATCCTTCACCTGAACCACCGCGACCTCGTACTAGGCTTCAAAGAGGTATCCGCAAACCTCGTCGATATACTGATGGAACTATTCGGTATGGCATGTTTGATAGTCTAGCGGAGGCACTTGGAGATGAAAAATGGCGACATGCAATGAATGAAGAACACACAACACTCATGCAAAATAAAACCTGGCACTTAGTACCTCCAGACTCCACTAAGAATCTCATTGGTTGCAAGTGGgtttatgttggagatatgcccaagaggcaataataaagtggttattataatatctttgtgtttatgataaatatttgcatatcatgctataattgtattaaccgaaacattgatacatgtgtgttatgtaaacaacaaggagtccctagtaagcctcttgtataactagcttgttgattaatagatgatcatggtttcgtgatcatgaacattggatgttattaataacaaggttatgtcattaattgaatgatataatggacacacacccaaatgagcgtggcataagatcaagtcattaagttcaatttgctataagctttcgatacatagttgtcttagtccttcgaccatgagatcatgtaaatcacttacaccggaagggtactttgattacatcaaacgccattgcgtaaatgggtggttataaagatgggattaagtatttggaaagtgtgagttgaggcatatggatcaatagtgggatttgtccatcctgatgacggatagatatactctgggccctctcggtggaatgtcgtctgattagcttgcaagcatatgatttgatcataagagatgatataccgcggtacgagtaaagagtacttgtcagtaacgaggttgaacaaggtatggagataccgatgatcaaacctcggataagtaaaatatcgtgtgacaaagggaaattgacatcgtatgtatatggttcattcgatcacatagttcatcgttgaatatgtaggagtcattacggatctccaggtcccgctgatgattattgatcggagaggagtctcggtcATGTCTGCacattctcgaaccgtagggtgacacacttaaggttgcgaTGTTGCTAGGGGTAGTTTTGGGATTAAAGAAATAGTTTTGAAGAGTTGCGGAATTGTTCCGGGAAGATGATTAATAATTTAttaattaattgaattagtaAATATTAATATATATTTATTTAATAGAAATAAATATAAGACTAAAAGTAGTCTATGAGTAGTTTTGTTAATGGGCCAATTTAGTAGCTCATGTAGACAGACTATTAAagaaaagaaggaaaagaaaaaaaaaagaggtggCCGGGCTGAGCCGGCCGGTGCTCTCACGAGCGCCAGGCCAAGGCCTTAGCCTTGAGCCACGCTGTGAGTGCCTTGGGCCATCCATGCAAGCAAGCAAAGGCTAAGGCATCGTTTGCCTGTACGGCCGGCCGATCGATCCGATCGATCGATTGCTTGTAAAATCGGCAAAACATGGTTTGCTTGGCTTGCACGCAATTGGCTGATCGTGGGCGCCTATAAAAGGATAGGCGCGTACGGTACAATCAGATTTTTTGTGTGCTGCAGCTTTGCTCCGTTTGCTTCTCCTTCTGCCTAGTTTCTTCCACCCAACGCGAACAGGCGAAGCCCTGTCCGTGCaaactctccaccaccaccacaccgtcgtgctgctggaatagATCCATCTACCACATCTCCCCGCTTGCTGGAACAAGGAGGAGGTGTCTTCATCGAgctgtacgtgtgaccgagtacggaggtgctgcccgtttgcagcgccggagggatcgtcatCGCGATCTTGAGATCGGCAAGTGTACGACTACATCACCCACGAGATCCGATCTCGTTTCCGCTTAGCGATCTACAAGGGTATGTGGATCCAACCTTTCTCGTTGCTTCAAtctagtagattagatcttgatgtttttccatagattggatcttggatttattcgtctttgcggtaggaaattttttgctttctatgctacgaaccccatcagtggtatcagagccatgtctatgcatagatctgttgcacgagtagaacacaatggttttgtgggtggtgatgctcttgttgctttagtttgtgtactttgcttcttgcgggatggtgggatgaagcggcccgggctaaccttacatgaccgcgtctcatgagacttgctccacgcttgacatgcaacttgtattgcataagtggctttgcgggtgtctgtctctcccaccatagtgaagattgtaatttgcacttctattgtcaacactagtatcaccgttgtggttcatgttcgtaggtagattggatcttacttgaaaaccctaaaccacgtaaaatatgcgaaCCAAATTAGagccgtctaacttgtttttgcagggtttggtgatgtgatatggccatgatgtgatgatgattatatttgatgtatgagatgttcattattgtattatggcaaccggcaggagcctaatggttgtctttaatttttgttaaagacctgcgtgtctattcatcatgtaatagctttatttcaagtagttgttatagtagctataagtgatggacaaccatgaagcggcgccactgaccttgacgccatgc
This region of Lolium perenne isolate Kyuss_39 chromosome 2, Kyuss_2.0, whole genome shotgun sequence genomic DNA includes:
- the LOC127331950 gene encoding peroxidase 2 encodes the protein MAPKLAVLAVLASLLGAVSCEFLSIYDGYGFPLPNPNQPFKLPPASPPKNPRPDLKVGYYADKCPQAEEIVKRAVKEATPGEKAGLIRLFFHDCFVQGCDASVLLEGPDTERTAFPNLSLRGFNIIEKAKAALEVECKGIVSCADIVAFAGRDASYSLSDRKINYQVPAGRYDGKVSRANDTFLNLPPPFGDLKTITDMFAAKGLDQTDMLVLSGAHSIGRSACGSFANSFSNRLLPDNSSTAMNRTLADQLNTTCTANSINVPQDYETANELDHQYYKNVQEHNVLFTSDAVLLESPETKVLVDSFARDPFFLSDIIPIGRNPWYDAFAKAMVKMGNWEVKNSTVGEIRQFCGKVNDKTY